A genomic region of Castor canadensis chromosome 16, mCasCan1.hap1v2, whole genome shotgun sequence contains the following coding sequences:
- the LOC109679986 gene encoding olfactory receptor 2V1, whose product MGIWLNQSSIDGFILLGIFSHSQTDLILFSAVMWVFTVALCGNVLLILLIYIDPRLHTPMYFFLSQLSFMDLMLVCNIVPKMAVNFLSGSKSISFVGCGTQIGFFVSLVGSEGLLLGLMAYDRYVAISHPLHYPILMNQKVCLQIAGSSWAFGILDGVIQMVAAMSFPYCGSRNVDHFFCEVPALLKLACADTSLFDTLLFACCVFMLLLPFSIIVASYARILGAVLHMHSAQSRKKALATCSSHLTAVSFFYGAAMFIYLRPRRHRTPTHDKVVSIFYTVLTPMLNPLIYSLRNREVMGALRKGLDRCRIGNQP is encoded by the coding sequence ATGGGAATATGGTTGAACCAATCCTCTATAGATGGGTTCATCCTCCTGGGCATCTTCTCCCATAGCCAGACTGATCTCATCCTCTTCTCTGCAGTGATGTGGGTCTTCACAGTGGCTCTCTGTGGGAATgttctcctcatcctcctcatctACATAGATCCTCGACTTCatacacccatgtacttcttcctcagtcAACTCTCCTTCATGGATCTTATGTTGGTCTGTAACATTGTGCCAAAGATGGCAGTCAACTTCCTGTCTGGCAGTAAGTCCATCTCTTTCGTGGGTTGTGGCACACAAATTGGATTTTTTGTCTCTCTTGTGGGATCTGAGGGGCTCTTGCTGGGACTCATGgcttatgaccgctatgtggccattaGCCACCCACTTCATTATCCCATCCTCATGAATCAGAAGGTCTGTCTTCAGATTGCTGGGAGCTCCTGGGCTTTTGGGATTCTAGATGGAGTAATTCAGATGGTGGCAGCCATGAGCTTTCCCTACTGTGGCTCAAGAAATGTGGATCACTTTTTCTGTGAGGTGCCAGCTTTACTGAAACTGGCCTGTGCAGATACATCTCTTTTTGATACACTGCTCTTTGCTTGCTGTGTCTTTATGCTGCTCCTTCCCTTTTCCATCATTGTGGCCTCCTATGCTCGCATCCTGGGGGCTGTGCTCCATATGCACTCTGCTCAGTCACGAAAAAAGGCTCTGGCCACCTGCTCCTCCCACCTGACAGCTGTTTCTTTCTTCTATGGGGCAGCCATGTTCATCTACCTGAGACCGAGGCGACACCGGACTCCTACTCATGACAAGGTGGTCTCTATCTTCTACACAGTCCTTACTCCTATGCTCAACCCCCTCATTTATAGCTTGAGGAACCGGGAGGTGATGGGGGCATTGAGGAAGGGGTTGGACCGTTGTAGGATTGGCAATCAGCCTTGA